The Methanocella arvoryzae MRE50 DNA window ACTATAGCCGACTATGACAGGGAAAAGGGGACCATCACGATGGTAATCCAGCCAGTCGGCAGCTCTACGGGCAAAATTTGTTCCCTTTGCGAAGGTAGCAACCTGCACGATGTGGCGGGCCCGCTGGGAAATGCTAGCGAAATTATCGAAAACGGCCTCGTCGTCTGCATAGGAGGCGGTATCGGCATCGCCCCGATCTACCCCATAGCCAGAGAATTCAAGGCCCGCGGCAACAAGGTGATCTCAATCATAGGTGCAAGAAGCGCAGAATACCTCTTCTGGGAAGACAAGCTCAGGGCAGTCAGCGATGAGCTGCACGTGGCTACGGACGACGGATCGAAGGGAATAAAGGGCTTTGTCACCCAGCCCCTCGCCGACCTGATCAGCTCCGGCATAAAGATCGACAGAGTGATCGCGATCGGACCGCTCATCATGATGAAAAATATTGCTAATGCCACCAGGCCTCACGGGATCAAGACAATAGTCAGCCTGAACCCGATCATGGTAGACGGGACAGGCATGTGCGGCTCGTGCAGGGTCAGCGTCGGCGGCCAGACTAAGTTCTCCTGCGTCGACGGCCCGGAGTTCGACGCCCACCTCGTAGATTTTGATGGCCTGATGGCCAGAGGGCGGATGTATGGCGAAGAGGAAAAAGTGTCGACTGAGAGATACCAGCACGAGAAAAACGGGGTGCCACTATGCCTGACAAGGAGATAATCGACAGGCGTCACCGGATCGATCCGAAAGAGCAGGAGCCGGCAGAGCGTATTAAAAACTTCGACGAGGTTGCAAGCACCTACACCGAAGAAGAAGCACTTGCAGAAGCCAAACGTTGCCTCAAGTGCAAGACTCCGATGTGCATCGAAGGCTGCCCGGTAGGCATTGACATCCGGCAGTTCATCGACGAGATCAAGCAGGGCAAATTTGAAGACGCGGCCCGGACAATCAAGGCTAAGAACAGCCTTCCGGCCATCTGTGGCCGAGTCTGCCCCCAGGAATCCCAGTGTGAAAAGCTCTGTATCCTGAGCATGAAGTGGACTCCCGTAGCCATAGGCCGCCTGGAGCGGTTTGCCGCCGAGCATGAAAAACAGGGTGAAAAGCCAGTTATCCCTGAATGGAACGGCAAGAAAGTCGCCGTCATCGGCTCAGGCCCCGCAGGACTCACGGCAGCCGGCGAACTGGCTAAGATGGGCTACAAGGTCGTCATCTTCGAAGCGCTGCATACCGCAGGCGGAGTATTGACCTACGGCATCCCCGAGTTCAGGCTGCCGAAGGACATCGTGGCAAAAGAAGTAGACTACGTCAAGAGCCTCGGCGTAGAGATCCGGCTCAACCAGATCGTGGGCAAGACTATCACGATCGACGAAATGCTGAAAGAGTACGACGCAGTCTTCATCGGCAGCGGTGCCGGCCTCCCTGTGTTCATGGGCATACCCGGCGAGAACCTCTGCGGCGTCTACTCGGCCAACGAGTACCTGACCAGAGTCAACCTGATGAGGGCCTACCAGTTCCCCGAGCACGACACGCCGATCAAGAAGAGCAACAAGGTCGCTGTCGTCGGCGGCGGCAACGTCGCCATGGACGCGGCAAGGACTGCCAGAAGGCTCGGAGCCCACGTCTACCTGATTTACCGCAGGGGCGAAGAGGAGATGCCCGCGAGGCGCGAGGAAGTCATCCACGCTAGGGAAGAAGGCATCGAATTCAAACTGCTCACCAACCCGACGAAAGTGGTCGGAGATGAAAAAGGCTGGGTCAAAGGCATCGAAGTCATCACAATGCAGCTGACTGAGCCCGATGCCTCAGGCCGCAGAAAGCCTGTACCGGTCAAAGGCAGCGAGACCGTAATCGACGTCGACACAGTCATCATCGCCATCGGCACCTCGCCGAACCCCCTGCTCGTAAAGACGACCCCAGGCCTCAAGACCAACGGCCACGGCGGCCTGGAAGTGGACGGCTACTCGTTCATGACCTCCAGAGAGGGAGTATTTGCAGGTGGCGACGCAGTGTCCGGATCGGCCACAGTCATCAGCGCCATGGGTCAGGCAAAGGAAGCTGCAGAGGCGATTGACGAATATATTAAAGCAAAGTGCAAAAGATAGTAAATTTTATATCGAACTATTTTTAATCGTTTTTTTTCAAAAGCTAACGACTAATAAGACATATATAAGCTTATTTTGATGAAATTACTTAAAATTCAATTGAGTAAGATATAAATAGTAAGCAAGCTATTACCTAGCTAAAGTCCAAAAATATGATACATGGGTACAGCACCCGTCCAAGAGTAACTGTAACCCATAGCCAAAAGGCAAGAAAGTGTTAGTGTTCAATGTTATTTATAACTAACCTGCTTGCCTCCTTAAAAACTTGGCATGATCGCTCATGCTTTTAAAGACTAAATGAGGAACGATATGATTAATTGGAGTAAAATCCTTTGCGTACCTACTGCCCTAATGTTGCTCATGGCACTAACCGTTGTACCGACAGTGGCAACAAATACAACTTCGGATGAAATGGTTGAAAAAAAATTAAAAATAGATCCTGCAGTTGTAGATAAGGCTACACATGAATTTTTATCTGGAAAGACCGATAAATTAGTTATTCCCGGAGCGATAATCGATACAACTCCAGCAAAGAAACCAAATGACACTGAAATATACCCTGAATTACCGCTACCTATTCAGCAAGACACCAATACAACAAACGGCTTGATGAGTATTCAAAGCTCTGGTCTTCAGGTAAATCCCAGCTATAATTCAAACTGGGATATTATATATATGGTGTTTGGAATTAACAGCAAATATGTATCTTCTTGTGGTGCTAGGGTTTATAATTTGAATAATTTGCAGGATGCAAATGCTGGAGACTTTGATGAGTATGTAATGCATTTGTATGGTTATCCTGTAAACAACCAACGGCAAGAAAATTGTATTCAAATGATTAGGGATGGAAATAATATAAGGTTTAATATCATGGTCGATTATAATTTTGTCGATCATTGGGATCATCCTTCAGATCATACATACTCCCTAATGATTAAGGCAAATAATGCAGCTGGAAGTAGAGACTTTAATAGCATAACATATGGTATATTGGATATGAATACCGGTGATCAATATTATCGTACGTTTAATACGCCCCATACACAACAATGTGATTTAGCTGATATGGCAATAGAGAAGTATTACTATCACGATGGATATGATAACGACCTACCGCCTAGTGTATCTTGGAAAGCCGCCTCGGATTTCTATTGTTATGACTATAATAATAGAATAATTAACCTAATAAACGGGGAAATTAATAGCTTAACTACTGGCGGTACTGCAAATGCGTGGTATTATGACTTCTACGATTACCTGTTTAATACCAATGGGAAGGTAAACTTATATATGACAAGATATAACCCCGCCACCCCATACCCAGCACATCCATAGATATTAAATAATAAATTTTTTATTAATAATATTAAAAATCGGTGATAATATGGTAAATAAAAGACTTATCTATGGCATAATAGCACTATCGCTTATTATGATATTTATTATAAGTATTATGTATATTAATATAGTTATAAAAGAAGATCAGCTACCTGACAATAAATATGTTGCTATCGAAGAAGAAATTTGTGATGATGGTAAAATCATATCGGGTAATAACCCCGTTCCACCTGATGCCCCATTACCAATAAAATTTTTATATAATCGGCCTATGGCACAAATATATTATAATAAATCAGGCAATTTTCCTCCAGATTATCCTGAGATAAATAACAGTTTGAATATATTATGGGGGATTTATCAGATCGAAAATACGCCTGAGCACTTGAGAACTAGTCTTATTGTCCATGGGGTTTATGATCTCCCACATAATGTGAATAACGGGCTAAAAATATTAAATGTAAATAAGAGTGGGATAGCAAAATTATCATACAACAATACAATGATCTCTTTAAGCCCTGGTGAAACATGGACATCCCCCATAATTCAAACTCGGACTGTGATTCGTAATGGTACTTATATGGATAAAAATTATTCATATGTAGTAGAATTTACAACTACTTTTAAAATTACTAATCTGGGAGTATTTGATAAATATATGACAGATCAATGAGCAAGATAGGGGCTATACAAAAGTATTTGTAACTTTTTTGTCAATTAATATTAACGAAAGCCTGTATTCTCCAAGTTGCCCTTTCAACCACAGATAAAATTGCTATGACAGTCGAATATGTCCTCAAACGCCGAATGAGGGAAATCCTCTTGAAAGAGACTCCCTACGTTTTAGAGGAAGCCCGCTTTGGCATGTTCGATCTCGCCGTTTACGTGCCCGAAGAGACTTCTTTTGAAGGCCTGACGGAAAGCGCCCCGGTCAGCGCTGTGAGGGCCTGTAACAAGTATTTACTGGACGGCACCTGCGCCGACCGCAAGAAGCACTTCCTGGCGAACTTCGAGCCGATCTACGATGAGCAATGCCTGCTGGAAGGGTTCAGGGATAAGTCCGCGGGAACTGTCGTATCCGAAAGAGAGCTGAACGCCCTGATGGCAGATCGTAAGACCATCAAGAAGTACATCTCTTGCGACGCC harbors:
- a CDS encoding sulfide/dihydroorotate dehydrogenase-like FAD/NAD-binding protein; this encodes MYNIVSKTELATFTTQLVVEAPDVARKAQAGQFVVVRAGEKGERIPLTIADYDREKGTITMVIQPVGSSTGKICSLCEGSNLHDVAGPLGNASEIIENGLVVCIGGGIGIAPIYPIAREFKARGNKVISIIGARSAEYLFWEDKLRAVSDELHVATDDGSKGIKGFVTQPLADLISSGIKIDRVIAIGPLIMMKNIANATRPHGIKTIVSLNPIMVDGTGMCGSCRVSVGGQTKFSCVDGPEFDAHLVDFDGLMARGRMYGEEEKVSTERYQHEKNGVPLCLTRR
- the gltA gene encoding NADPH-dependent glutamate synthase, which translates into the protein MPDKEIIDRRHRIDPKEQEPAERIKNFDEVASTYTEEEALAEAKRCLKCKTPMCIEGCPVGIDIRQFIDEIKQGKFEDAARTIKAKNSLPAICGRVCPQESQCEKLCILSMKWTPVAIGRLERFAAEHEKQGEKPVIPEWNGKKVAVIGSGPAGLTAAGELAKMGYKVVIFEALHTAGGVLTYGIPEFRLPKDIVAKEVDYVKSLGVEIRLNQIVGKTITIDEMLKEYDAVFIGSGAGLPVFMGIPGENLCGVYSANEYLTRVNLMRAYQFPEHDTPIKKSNKVAVVGGGNVAMDAARTARRLGAHVYLIYRRGEEEMPARREEVIHAREEGIEFKLLTNPTKVVGDEKGWVKGIEVITMQLTEPDASGRRKPVPVKGSETVIDVDTVIIAIGTSPNPLLVKTTPGLKTNGHGGLEVDGYSFMTSREGVFAGGDAVSGSATVISAMGQAKEAAEAIDEYIKAKCKR